One genomic segment of Panicum virgatum strain AP13 chromosome 2N, P.virgatum_v5, whole genome shotgun sequence includes these proteins:
- the LOC120660271 gene encoding uncharacterized protein LOC120660271 isoform X2, with protein sequence MAYRKQKGLCFKCGEPWNKQHKCPAQVPLHIIEELLEVLDYSDSDISDDTELGSPAEDSLMAVTATPQKRRTMQFKGLVGKQEILILVDSGSIYSFLSTQMAAHLHCNSQSIPAEHFSVADGAKVQCTSMVPDFQWWTQGHSFTQDVRVLDLGSFDLILGADWLEDHSPMWIHWKLKKMRFAHMGKIILLRGIHNVPISCKPIGIHKLKGLLRRQAVTHVIELTKVFRPTAHSDVHPVLTIDSTPDHTTKHLPPVIQQVIQRYPVVFSDPNDLPPPRKWDNTIPMLPGATPVHTRAYRFPPDQKDEIEKQLKDMISKATTGGVRKSRFQDLKKFCELRLAC encoded by the exons ATGGCATACCGCAAACAAAAGGGTTTATGTTTCAAGTGTGGTGAACCTTGGAACAAGCAACACAAATGTCCTGCCCAGGTTCCATTACATATCATCGAGGAATTGTTAGAAGTCCTTGATTATTCAGATTCTGATATCTCTGATGACACTGAGCTAGGTTCTCCAGCTGAGGATTCCTTGATGGCTGTGACAGCTACTCCGCAGAAAAGAAGAACAATGCAATTTAAGGGTTTGGTAGGCAAACAGGAAATTCTCATATTGGTCGACTCAGGTAGCATATACTCTTTTCTCAGTACTCAGATGGCAGCTCATTTACACTGTAATTCCCAGTCCATTCCTGCTGAGCATTTTTCAGTTGCTGATGGAGCCAAAGTGCAGTGTACTAGCATGGTTCCAGATTTCCAGTGGTGGACACAGGGACATTCATTCACCCAAGATGTCAGAGTTCTTGATTTGGGAAGTTTTGATCTCATTTTAGGTGCTGATTGGTTGGAGGACCACAGTCCTATGTGGATCCATTGGAAATTGAAGAAAATGAGATTCGCACATATGGGCAAGATAATATTGTTAAGAGGCATTCATAATGTTCCCATTTCCTGCAAACCTATTGGGATCCATAAACTCAAAGGTCTTCTTCGCAGACAGGCTGTAACACATGTAATTGAGTTGACAAAGGTGTTTAGACCTACTGCACATTCTGATGTCCATCCTGTTCTTACTATTGATTCCACTCCTGACCACACTACAAAGCACCTTCCACCAGTCATTCAGCAAGTCATCCAAAGATATCCTGTGGTTTTCAGTGATCCCAATGATTTGCCTCCTCCACGAAAATGGGATAATACTATTCCTATGTTACCTGGTGCTACCCCAGTGCACACCAGGGCTTATAGATTCCCTCCTGATCAGAAGGATGAAATAGAGAAGCAATTAAAAGATATGATCTCCAAAG CTACTACAGGAGGAGTCCGGAAGTCAAGATTTCAAGACCTCAAGAAATTTTGTGAGCTAAGGCTTGCATGTTAA
- the LOC120660271 gene encoding uncharacterized protein LOC120660271 isoform X1, with the protein MAYRKQKGLCFKCGEPWNKQHKCPAQVPLHIIEELLEVLDYSDSDISDDTELGSPAEDSLMAVTATPQKRRTMQFKGLVGKQEILILVDSVADGAKVQCTSMVPDFQWWTQGHSFTQDVRVLDLGSFDLILGADWLEDHSPMWIHWKLKKMRFAHMGKIILLRGIHNVPISCKPIGIHKLKGLLRRQAVTHVIELTKVFRPTAHSDVHPVLTIDSTPDHTTKHLPPVIQQVIQRYPVVFSDPNDLPPPRKWDNTIPMLPGATPVHTRAYRFPPDQKDEIEKQLKDMISKGIIRPSASPYPSPVLLVRKKDGSWHFCVDYRKLNAQIVKNKHPMPIVEELLDELAGSSWFSKLDLRFGYHQIRMSPADVSKTTFRTHQGLYEFMVMPFGLTNAPATF; encoded by the exons ATGGCATACCGCAAACAAAAGGGTTTATGTTTCAAGTGTGGTGAACCTTGGAACAAGCAACACAAATGTCCTGCCCAGGTTCCATTACATATCATCGAGGAATTGTTAGAAGTCCTTGATTATTCAGATTCTGATATCTCTGATGACACTGAGCTAGGTTCTCCAGCTGAGGATTCCTTGATGGCTGTGACAGCTACTCCGCAGAAAAGAAGAACAATGCAATTTAAGGGTTTGGTAGGCAAACAGGAAATTCTCATATTGGTCGACTCAG TTGCTGATGGAGCCAAAGTGCAGTGTACTAGCATGGTTCCAGATTTCCAGTGGTGGACACAGGGACATTCATTCACCCAAGATGTCAGAGTTCTTGATTTGGGAAGTTTTGATCTCATTTTAGGTGCTGATTGGTTGGAGGACCACAGTCCTATGTGGATCCATTGGAAATTGAAGAAAATGAGATTCGCACATATGGGCAAGATAATATTGTTAAGAGGCATTCATAATGTTCCCATTTCCTGCAAACCTATTGGGATCCATAAACTCAAAGGTCTTCTTCGCAGACAGGCTGTAACACATGTAATTGAGTTGACAAAGGTGTTTAGACCTACTGCACATTCTGATGTCCATCCTGTTCTTACTATTGATTCCACTCCTGACCACACTACAAAGCACCTTCCACCAGTCATTCAGCAAGTCATCCAAAGATATCCTGTGGTTTTCAGTGATCCCAATGATTTGCCTCCTCCACGAAAATGGGATAATACTATTCCTATGTTACCTGGTGCTACCCCAGTGCACACCAGGGCTTATAGATTCCCTCCTGATCAGAAGGATGAAATAGAGAAGCAATTAAAAGATATGATCTCCAAAGGTATTATTCGGCCCAGTGCTAGCCCTTATCCCTCTCCAGTGCTATTAGTTCGAAAGAAAGATGGATCGTGGCATttttgtgtggattatcgaAAATTAAATGCTCAAATAGTAAAGAACAAACACCCAATGCCAATTGTTGAGGAATTACTAGATGAACTTGCTGGGTCTTCTTGGTTCTCTAAGTTGGACTTAAGGTTTGGTTATCATCAGATTAGGATGTCTCCAGCAGATGTAAGCAAGACAACATTTAGAACTCATCAAGGCCTGTATGAATTCATGGTTATGCCATTCGGCCTCACTAATGCTCCAGCTACCTTTTAA